The Bradyrhizobium guangxiense genomic sequence GAAATAACGTGGCCCGCATCGGGTCCTATGGCAGGTCGCCGACCTTCAAATCGCTGATCTGGCGCATCGTGTTCCTGCACATCCTCGCGGTCGCGGTGGTCGCGATCTTCCTGCCGCTGGTGCTGTTCTGGCTGCTCAATTCCGAGATCGACCAGCTGCATCGCGATGCCATGCGCGCCCAGGCTGAAGCGCTGGCGGAGCGCATCGTGGCGCAGCCGGACGGCCTTTTGACGTTCAATCTGCCCGACAGTCTCAAAGGCCTCTACTCGGACGCGTATGGCCGCTATCAGTACGACATTCGCGATGCCGATGGCCGCTTGCTGTTCTCCTCGCACCGGCGCCCCGCCGCGGCTGCACCGCGCGCGTCGGACAGCATTTCCGGTGCCACGGTCACCCGCGACATCGACGGCAAGACGGTGCGCATCCAGGTCGCCGAGGACCTCGCGCACCGCGACGTCATCATCGACGACATCGTCTCCAACTTCTTCCGGCGCGTGGGATGGATCACCATTCCGAGCCTCCTGGTCCTGCTTGCCGCCGACATCATCATCTTCCGCCGTGCGATCGCGCCACTGTGGAAGGCCTCCGAGGAGGCCAGCAATATCGGTCCGGCGCGCACCGACATCCGCCTGCCGACGGAGCAGATCCCGCGCGAGATCCTGCCGCTCGTCACCGCCGTCAACCAGGCGCTCGACCGCCTCGAAGGCGGCTTTCGGGTGCAGCGGCAGTTCACGGCGGATGCCGCGCATCAGTTGCGCACGCCGCTCGCGATCCTGCGCACGCGCATCGAGACGCTTGACGATCGTGCGGCACGGCAGGCCCTGCATGCCGACATCGAAACCATGAGCCGCCTCGTCACCCAGCTCCTGGAGATCGCCGAGCTCGACCCCCTCGTGCTCGATCCCGCCGAGACCGCGGATCTGCGCGGCGTCTGTGCCGAGGTGGTCGCCTCGATTGCCCCGTTCGCGATCGCGCAGCACAAGGACATCGCGCTGCGCGGCACCGACGCGCCGGTCAGGATCCACGGCAATTCGGAGATGCTCCAGCGCGCGATCTTCAACCTCGCCGAAAACGCCATCAAGTTCACGGCGGAGGGCACCACCGTCGACGTCGAGGTGGGCGAGGACGGTTCGGTGCGCGTGCGCGATTCCGGCCCGGGAATCGCAGAGGCCGAGCGCGAGCTGATCTTCCAGCGCTTCTGGCGCGCCGACCGCCGGCGCAGCGATGGCGCGGGACTGGGATTGTCGATCGTGCGTGCCGTGGCGGATGATCACGCCGCCACCGTCGCGGTGGAGAACCTCCCCGGCGGCGGCGCGGAGTTCACGCTGCGGTTTCGGCTGGCGGATGTGGCAAAGGCTGTTGAGAACAACTGGCGCAGCAGTGACGCTGCACCCTCTCCGCTTGTGGGAGAGGGGGGCGCGCCGCGGTAGCGGCGAGACGGGTGAGGGGCTCTCTCCGCGACTCCCACTCTCAATTGAGCGCGTGGAGAGAACCCCTCATCCGGCGCCATAGCCGAAGCTGCGCTTCGGCGTTCTTAAGAACGGCGGCCGAAGGCCG encodes the following:
- a CDS encoding sensor histidine kinase, with the translated sequence MARIGSYGRSPTFKSLIWRIVFLHILAVAVVAIFLPLVLFWLLNSEIDQLHRDAMRAQAEALAERIVAQPDGLLTFNLPDSLKGLYSDAYGRYQYDIRDADGRLLFSSHRRPAAAAPRASDSISGATVTRDIDGKTVRIQVAEDLAHRDVIIDDIVSNFFRRVGWITIPSLLVLLAADIIIFRRAIAPLWKASEEASNIGPARTDIRLPTEQIPREILPLVTAVNQALDRLEGGFRVQRQFTADAAHQLRTPLAILRTRIETLDDRAARQALHADIETMSRLVTQLLEIAELDPLVLDPAETADLRGVCAEVVASIAPFAIAQHKDIALRGTDAPVRIHGNSEMLQRAIFNLAENAIKFTAEGTTVDVEVGEDGSVRVRDSGPGIAEAERELIFQRFWRADRRRSDGAGLGLSIVRAVADDHAATVAVENLPGGGAEFTLRFRLADVAKAVENNWRSSDAAPSPLVGEGGAPR